The Bosea sp. 685 DNA window AGGTTGCCGAGACCCTGCTGGATGTTCGCCTGCTGGCCTGTCGCCTGCAGACCGGTGTTGGACAGGCCGTTGAGCCTGTCCTGCCAGCCGCCATAGTCCTGGTTGGCGAGGTTTGCGGCGCGATCGGTGATCGCCTGCATGGTGTTGCCGGAGCCGAGCGCGCCAAGCGCCGAGGCCTTGCGCGCGACCGCATCCGTTGCCTGGTCGACCTGATACTGGTAGCCGGGCGAGGCTTGGAACTGCGCGACCGCCGCCGCATTGCCCTCAGCGCCGTTCTGCCCGAGGCTGTTCTGATAGGTCGTCAGCGCGCTCTTGCCGGCCTCAGTCCAGGGGTCGAAGCGGTCGATCGCCGCCTGGTATTCGGGAACGGCGGCGCCATAGCCCTGGCCCAGCGCCGCCAGGCTCGATGTCCGCCCGGAATCGATCGCTGAGAGCGAGTTGTCGCGCCCCTCGGCAAGCGTGCCCTGCTGCTGGTTGTAATTGTTCTGGGCCTGGTCGGCCGCCCATATGCCCGCCAGTCGCCCGGCGCGGCCTGAAAAAACTGAAGCCATGAGAGCCTCCTATGATGTGGGGTTTGCCGGATCCGGCTTCGGATAGCGCGCTTTGACGGCCCGGCAGGCGTCGAGATAGGCGCGCAGCTTCGCACCGTCTCCGGCCTGCTGGTGGACCAGGGCGTCGGCAAGCTCGGTCAGGGCTGGGTAATCGGCGGCCCTGCGGGCGCGGTAATCGTCGCGATGCACGATCTTCACGCTGTCACCTCGAATATCTGCACCGTGAATGTTTTAGCGAGGTGACGGACGGACCGGACCTCGATTGCGTAGGTTCCCGGCAGCGGGAATTCGAGCTCGACGACCGGGTCGGTGACCGCATAGGACGTGCGCCCGATCATGACGGTTGCCGGCACCGGCACATCGCGCAGCGTCATGCCGTCGAGCCGGGCCGGATTGTCCTGCTTGGGCCGGGTCTCGCGCGTCTCGAGGTCGACATAGAAATCCGGGCCGCCGCCGCCGGCGATGATCCGCGCGCCGCCTTGCCTCTGCCGCTCGATCACGCCCAGCGCCATGCGGCCCCATTCCGTGACCGCCCCGGTTTCGTCATAACGCACGAAGGCGACAGCAGGCCCCACCGTCATCGTGCCAACTCCTGAACGAGGATGGCGACGCCGCCGACGCCCGCGCCGTTGCCGGAATGGACGATGTAGTCGTGATAGCCGCCGCCGGGACTGTCCTGGCAGAGAACCGTGGTCTGGAGGAATGAAATGCCGGCAGACGAGCCGGAGCCCGACGCTTCGAAATTCGTCGCCACGGAACCGATCAGGACACCGTCGCGCTCGACATAGACAGTGCCCGGCGATGCCGAGAGCGGGAAATAGGAGCCGGCCAACCCGTTAAACGAGGCGGTGATCGCCACCGTGGCGCCAGCCCGCACGGTGATTCCGACGCCGGTATAGATGCCGCCGCTGGCGGAGAAAGCGACCTGGCTGATGGCGTGGCTGGCGACCGCGACCGTCTCGACCGTGCCGGTGACGAGCAGGTTGCCGTTGATGACGACATCGCTGGTGATCTCCAGCAGATAGGATGCGCCGCCCCCGACCTGTTGAATGCCGGTCAGGATAAAACCGCCGGTGACGCCGTTGATCGTGCCCGTGACGGCATATTTGACGGCGATGCCGTCGATGGAGGCGCTGAGGATATCGAGTTCGGCCGTGTTGTTGCCGACCGTCGTCTCGAGCGTGGTGAGCTCGGCCGCCAGCGCGGAATCGCCTGCCGCGCGCGCGATGGCCTCCGTCGCAACGGCCGCATAAGCGCCGTCGACCTCGTCTGACACCAGGTTCAGCCGCGTGTTGGTGTTGGCGACGTTCGACTTCATCCAGGCTTGCAGCGCCTGCTCGTAATCGAGCAGCGCCTGCCTGGGGAAGCCCTGTTCATTGGTGCGCCGAACCGTCACCGGCATGATAGCGGGCACGGTCAACGGGTCGAAATCGGCCATCAGGCGGCCCTCGCATCGAGACGATCGGCTGTCGCGCCGAGGAACGAGAAATCGTCCGCCCCCTCCCAGCGGAAGCGGACGATGAGGCCGGCCTGCGTCGAAAGCCCAAGATTGGCGACGCTCACCGGCCATTTGTCGGCGTCAGCAAGCGAGCGCTGAAGCTCGCTGCTCCAGCTCTTGCCGCCATCATGCGACCAGGAGACATAGACCGTGATCTGGGCCTCAGTGAAATCGGCGGAGAGCCTGGCCGCGACACGGGCCGGGAAGTCCTTCAGCGGCCCTGACTGAATGAGGCCACCGAGGGCCGCCCCGTTCTCCGTCAGCGTGGTCGAGAGCGTCAGAAGATCGCCAGACAGCGTGTCGCCGAACAGCCATTGCTCATTGCTGTAAATCGACCGCGTCGCGCGCCAGCGGGCGGCCCCGGTGCTCAGGCGCTCATGCCAGGAGCACTCGACCGTGTCGTAGATCCAGCTCCCGCTATCGCTGGACACGGCGACGAACTGCCGCCCCTGCCAGGCGAAGACATCGACCGCGACGGTCGCGACGGTCGAGGCCGCGATGAAGCGGTCGACGTCAGGGGTGGAGATTGTCGCCGTCTCATAGCCCGACAGCGCCTTGACCGTCCTGTCCGAGGCGACGAAATAAATCGGGCCGTTCCAGGTCTCCTGAAACCCGGCCATCGCCATGGTGGTCAGGATGCCGACAGGAGGCACGGTTGCCGCCCTTTGCAGCGGGAATGGCGAGGTTCCGACATTCTGATAGGGCTCGATGGTGGAGCCGCCGAAGCCATAGGCCAGCGAGCCCTGAACCGCGACCCTGCGCAAACCATCCGAGCGGCTTTCTGCGGTGGTGAAGCTCAGCGCGTTGATCTGCGTCGCATTGAGTTCCGAGGCGAAAAGCCTGCCATCGGGGATGGAGAACAGGAAATAGCCGCCCAGAAAATCGACGCTGTTCACCGTCGCCGGCAGGTCCGCATCGGGATAGGCGGCAACCGTCGTCGCGCTCAGGAGATAGGCGCCGCCGCCCTCGCGCACCGCGACGATATCGGGCGTCGAGACGCCATCGGTCACCTTGTTGTTGCGCGCCAGCGTGACGCCGTCGGGGCCCGGAATCGAGCCCGTCAGCGTCGTGACAGCGCCGTCAGCGGCAACCGTAACGACAGAGCCGGTGAACACGACATAGGTGACGCCGTTGACATCGAGCAGGCCGCGGATGCCGGCCTTCCCCGTCGCCACGCGCCGGCTCAGCCCCGCGACACGGCGCACATAGGAGCGATCCCCCTCTTGAACCGGATAGCAATTGACATAGCGGCCCTCGCCCTCGCCCGGCCGAACGCCCGGCGTCGAGGATTTCGGGAAAGGAAGCGGCGGCATCAGAGAATGCTCCCATGGCGGCGGCGGCGCAAAAGCGCGCTGTCGATGCGCAGCGTCCGGCCGGTTCCGCCGCCGATGCGCTGGATCGTGCGCAGCTCATCCTCCGCCATCTGCTTGGCTGCGAGGTCGCGCGGCCGGCCGAATTTCGGGCCGCAGATTTGCGCGAGATAGGCCACGAGCGCGTCGAAGACCTCGTCGTCGATCTCCTCGGCATCGGGGATGTAGATGACGTTGCGCTTGGCAAGCGCCGCCAGCGCCGGGTCGATGCGCTGCTCGACGAAGGCGGTGTCCTCAGCGCTGGGCACCTGCCCCGAGGCCAGCGAGAACAGCTCGCCCAGCACCTCGCGAACGAGATCGGCTTTGGTCTGGCTCATGGTTTGTCTCGCGAAATGAAAAGGGGCGGCCTGGGGTCGCAAGCGCGTCATGGTCGGGCTCGGGAAACCCTTCTCCCCTCGCGGGAGAAGGTGGCTCGGCGAAGCCGAGACGGATGAGGGGGCGCTGTGAGCTCTCCGCCTGGCCGAACACGATGCTAACCGGACAGGGCACGGCGCCCCCTCATCCGGCGCTGCGCGCCACCTTCTCCCGCCAGGGGAGAAGGGAAAAGGGCGGCCCGAAGACCGCCCCTCCTATTGTCGGCCGTCAGCCCGCTTAGCTGCCCGAGAGCCGGACCGCGAGGCGCGGATCGACCGTCTTGACGCCGTAGAGGATGTCGAGACGCCAGGCAGATTTGTCGTTGGTGCCGTCATAGACCGGGATCACGCGCGCATTGATGTTCTTGTAGGTCTCGCGCGAGACATCGACGGCGCCCGGCGGCTTCACCAGCGGCACCACGACCAGGGCGAACGCATTCTTGTGGAAGACGAGATTCTGGGCGTAACCGGTTCCCGCAGCGCCGAAAAATGTCATCGCCGCATTGTCCGCAGGCACGGCTGAGACCGTCTGGAAGGCGCCAGACGTGATGATCGGCGGCGAGATCGTCAGCGTCGCGTTGCCCGCGGCATCCGAGGCGGCGTCCGCCTTGACGACAAACATCTTCAGATGCGGTAGGGTCGCCTTGGTCACCGGGTTGACGTCGAAGACACCGGCGATGGTGAAGACGTCGCCGGCCTTGACGCGGGCGGCGACTGCCGCCGTCCAGCCATCCGTGACCAGCGACTGGCTGCCGATATCCTTGACCGCAGCGTATGTCACGCCCTGCGCCGCGCCATTGACCAGCGGCGTACCGCCGAGCGGGCCGACAATATGCGTCGGCACGTTTTGCGACATATAGGTGTCGATGCCGCCGATCTCGCCGATACGGCCCTTGCGATAGGCGCCCTGCGCGACATTCTGCATGTAGAGCGCCGTTTGCGAGCCGGCCATCGCCCAGTAATCGGTCGGGCTCAGCACGCCGGAGCGCATGTCCTGCGGCACCGCGCCGAGATCCATCCGCGTCGGCGCCTTGGCGAAGTCGGCAAAGGCATCCACGGTCTGGCCGGGCGTGCCGACCCAGTTGGGAACGTTCTTGTATTCCGCCATCACATCGAGATCGATCTGGTTGGCGAGCTGGACCATTGCCGGCTTGATGACGCGCTCGGCGAGCTCGTCGATGTTCAGCGTCAGCTCCTTCGAGGTGAAGGCGAAATCGACGCCCTTCTGCTTGTCGACAGTGATCGTGGTCCGCCCCTCCGTGACGTCCTGGCTCGCCATCACGGCGCCATCACGCACGGTGAAGTCGGTCGGCTTGCGGATGGTGATGGTGTCGCCGGCCGAGTAGCCGTTCACCTTCTTGTCGAACTCGTCCTCATAGCCGCGATAGACCATGCCGGCCATGACGAGCTCGTTTTCGAGAATGCGCACCGCCGTTTTGGCGACGATGGAGGGGGTCAGCGTGGTGTTTGCCATGTTGTCTGTTCCTGAAAGTTAAGCCCGGTCGCCGTATTGCCGCTTGAGATACGCCTCCATGCGGGCCTCCTGGCTCGATGGGCTGGCGCCGCCTTTGGGAGCGGTTACGGGCGGTGGGGCTCTGGTTGCGGTGGTGGACTTGGCCAGGGACAGGCGAGCCTCGATCTTGCCGATTTCACGGGCGGCGCCGAGCGGCGACAATCCGTTGAGGCGGCGCAGATCAGCGGGATTCCTGGCGAAGTGGTATTGCAGCAAGGCCCCCTTCTCGCTTTCGAGAATGAGCTGCCCGACGACAGGCGAGACGGGATGCGTCCTGTCAGTCGTCTTGCCGACGACATCGCGGAAATCGGGGATCACCTTGACCGCATCAGCGACGCGATCGTTGAAATCCTCGACAAGATCGCTCATCCGCTCGGCGGAGTGCGAGGCGACCTGGCTTGCCAGCGCCTTCACCTCACGGGTAACGATCCTGCGTTCCGCCTCATAGGCGGTCATGGCCCGCTCGTAGGCGAACCAATCACCCCTGAACGCATCTTCGCTGGGCGGGTCGCCGATTTCCCTGCGCACAAGGCCGTCGATCGCCGCGCCGTCGTCGACCACCGGGGTGCGACTGCGCAGAAGCTCGACCTCGTTGCGAAGCGCATCGCGCTCCCGTTTCAGCCGTTCGACGCCGGAGCGGCGCTTCTTCGGCTTGTCCTGCTCTTCCTCTTCGCCAGCGCCGTCAGCCTGCTGGCCTTCAGCGCCGTCATGCTCGTCAGTCCCTGTTTCGGACGTCTCCGCGGCTTTCGCCGCAGCGCCGTCCTCAGACTGTTCTCCGTCGGCTGGCGCGCTTGCGCTCGCCTGCCCGTTGGTCAGGTCGTCATCCCAATCGTTCATGGTGCATCCAAAGAAAAAGCCGCCCGGAAAGGCGGCTTGCTCATCATCGCGGCCTGCGCCTCATGCGCTGGCCTGGCGTGAAGTCGTGTTTGGTCGGCGTTCGGGCTTGCGCCTCAGGGGCGAAGGCCCGCGCCTCAGCGGTTGCCCCCCGAGCCCTCATCCTGAGGAGCCGCGAAGTGGCGTCCCGAAGGATGCTCCAGGAGGCTCCGGTGCGAGCTGGAGCATCCTTCGAGACGCGCCTACGGCGCTCCTCAGGATGAGGGCTCACATGCCCAAGCCGGCTCTCATGCCAACGGGATTTCGATCTGGCTTGAACCGTCATTGCGAGGAGCGTGAGCGACGAAGCAATCCAGGAGGGCTCGCGCAGACCTCTGGATTGCTTCGCTGCGCTCGCAATGACGGCAGAGACTAACGCCAGCGCTCAGCGCTGAAGGCCGTCAGAATCGACGGCCAAGCCTTGCGTATCAGCCGAGAAGACCTGCGCTTCGTAGAGAAGCCGGAGACGTGGTGGGACAACAAGCTCACGACCGGCCCGTTGCTGGCATTGCGGCAATTCCTCTAAGAGACTCTGCGGTTTGGAGAAGCAATCATGTCTGCGGGTGGCACGGATCAATCAGGCACGAGAAGCTTCGCCGTTGCCGCCGCGTTAAGCTGCCTTTTTGCCATGCTGCTCGGCTCGGGAGGTGGCTTCGGCACCGCCATAGGCTTCGGCGCTGTCGGGCTTGTAATGCCAATACTCTCGACAGCTCTCCTCACCATAGTGCTTCTGGCAGGAGAGCCTTGGGGAGTAGTCGATAACCACTTCCTCCCCCGCGCAATCCTCGTGGTGATTGGTATAGCGACCATTTTTGGGGCAGTGG harbors:
- a CDS encoding P22 phage major capsid protein family protein — its product is MANTTLTPSIVAKTAVRILENELVMAGMVYRGYEDEFDKKVNGYSAGDTITIRKPTDFTVRDGAVMASQDVTEGRTTITVDKQKGVDFAFTSKELTLNIDELAERVIKPAMVQLANQIDLDVMAEYKNVPNWVGTPGQTVDAFADFAKAPTRMDLGAVPQDMRSGVLSPTDYWAMAGSQTALYMQNVAQGAYRKGRIGEIGGIDTYMSQNVPTHIVGPLGGTPLVNGAAQGVTYAAVKDIGSQSLVTDGWTAAVAARVKAGDVFTIAGVFDVNPVTKATLPHLKMFVVKADAASDAAGNATLTISPPIITSGAFQTVSAVPADNAAMTFFGAAGTGYAQNLVFHKNAFALVVVPLVKPPGAVDVSRETYKNINARVIPVYDGTNDKSAWRLDILYGVKTVDPRLAVRLSGS